From one Triticum aestivum cultivar Chinese Spring chromosome 4B, IWGSC CS RefSeq v2.1, whole genome shotgun sequence genomic stretch:
- the LOC123094674 gene encoding protein starmaker-like, producing the protein MMMSCMLSATVHRGNGKDQHDLPFSPQTWPTTYYPSRFKYPCSPMASSPNFSPHHRHPVPMITMRAQLAPALLLLLMVAAAPLISAMTAEEETKEKLLQGAHKEDLADKLSIANVDPDAYAAEQKSVGPDSKKQAAKDVVDNTSYIMGAVPEKKPESKSDEKKLKEEAKVIAQVKGETNYEDAVAEQNAKEEKKSKLKSDISEDDDAEEKEKKSKNKDDDEDKEKKSKNKDDDDVEKKEKNSKSKDEDSIYDTEKKSKNKDDDDDDEKKDKKSKSKDDDDDDDDEKKENKLKNKDDDDDDEKKEKKVKNKDDDDDEKKKEKKSKEKSDSSEDDDAEKKSKSKGESYEDDDDNKKSKSKNKASEEDFDAVPMEAKADESMPAVDTPNGYQAPTTKTKPQLPAADTPDGHTAPTTAQPKVSAADTPDGYATPTTQMSAIDTPDGYVTPSKAQLAMSATDSPDGNVPATDSPDGNVPATDSPDGYATPTKPEVDVQSYSETVPQPVLRMLSPLVKSMCARTSYPYECDASIARLPETTAVPGRQKNLLGVLTLAIDAVRAKIVEAKNAATDVSKDPHVDKLAKGAIKDCISNYDDMNYEFDSALTALKRGDKGTAGTALDAARTAVDTCDEGFLDRPQLKPILGGYEKVLAEFSSNVLAINANAKKY; encoded by the coding sequence ATGATGATGAGTTGCATGTTATCGGCTACAGTTCACAGAGGAAATGGCAAAGACCAGCACGACCTCCCATTTTCCCCCCAAACGTGGCCAACCACCTACTACCCTTCCCGGTTCAAATACCCCTGCTCTCCTATGGCCTCGAGTCCAAACTTTTCcccgcaccaccgccaccctgtcccGATGATCACAATGAGGGCACAGCTCGctccggccctcctcctcctcctcatggttGCCGCCGCGCCGCTCATATCAGCGATGACTGCTGAGGAGGAAACCAAGGAGAAATTGCTACAGGGCGCACACAAAGAGGACCTCGCTGATAAACTCAGTATCGCGAATGTCGACCCAGACGCTTATGCAGCCGAGCAGAAATCAGTTGGGCCCGATAGCAAGAAGCAGGCCGCTAAGGACGTCGTTGATAACACAAGCTATATTATGGGTGCCGTGCCTGAGAAGAAACCTGAAAGTAAAAGCGACGAGAAGAAACTCAAGGAGGAGGCCAAGGTCATCGCTCAAGTCAAAGGAGAGACGAACTACGAGGATGCCGTCGCTGAGCAGAATGCCAAGGAGGAGAAGAAATCCAAACTCAAGAGTGACATCTCCGAGGACGATGATgctgaggagaaggagaagaaatcAAAAAACAAAGACGATGACGAGGACAAAGAGAAGAAATCTAAAAATAAGGATGATGACGATGTTGAGAAAAAGGAGAAGAATTCCAAAAGCAAAGACGAGGACTCTATATATGACACCGAGAAGAAATCGAAAAacaaggatgatgatgatgatgatgagaagaaagataagaagtctaaaagcaaggacgacgacgacgacgatgatgatgagaagAAAGAGAACAAATTGAAAAAtaaggatgacgacgatgatgacgagaagaaagaaaagaaagtgAAAAataaggatgatgacgatgatgagaagaagaaagagaagaaatccAAAGAGAAAAGCGACTCGTCCGAGGATGATGACGCTGAGAAGAAATCTAAAAGCAAGGGTGAGTCCTATGAGGACGACGATGACAATAAGAAATCCAAAAGCAAAAACAAGGCATCAGAGGAAGATTTTGATGCCGTCCCCATGGAGGCCAAGGCCGATGAATCTATGCCAGCTGTTGACACGCCCAACGGGTACCAAGCGCCAACGACCAAGACCAAGCCACAGTTGCCTGCGGCGGACACACCTGACGGCCACACCGCGCCGACCACGGCCCAACCAAAGGTGTCTGCAGCAGACACTCCCGACGGCTATGCCACGCCGACAACGCAGATGTCAGCGATTGACACACCAGATGGCTATGTTACGCCGAGCAAGGCCCAGCTGGCGATGTCCGCGACCGACTCACCCGACGGCAACGTCCCGGCGACCGACTCACCCGACGGCAACGTCCCGGCGACCGACTCGCCTGACGGCTACGCGACGCCGACGAAGCCCGAGGTGGACGTGCAGTCCTACTCGGAGACGGTGCCCCAGCCGGTGCTCCGGATGCTGAGCCCGCTGGTGAAGTCCATGTGCGCCAGGACGAGCTACCCGTACGAGTGCGACGCATCGATCGCCAGGctgccggagacgacggcggtACCAGGGCGGCAGAAGAACCTCTTGGGCGTGCTGACCCTGGCCATAGATGCCGTGCGCGCCAAGATCGTGGAGGCGAAGAACGCGGCCACGGACGTGTCCAAGGACCCGCACGTGGACAAGCTCGCCAAGGGCGCCATCAAAGACTGCATCAGTAATTACGACGACATGAACTACGAGTTCGACTCGGCGCTGACCGCGCTCAAGCGAGGAGACAAGGGGACGGCGGGCACCGCGCTCGACGCGGCGCGCACCGCTGTTGACACCTGCGACGAAGGTTTCCTCGACCGCCCGCAGCTGAAGCCAATCCTGGGAGGTTACGAGAAGGTGCTCGCGGAGTTCTCAAGCAACGTCCTCGCCATTAATGCCAACGCCAAGAAGTATTAG